Proteins from one Pongo abelii isolate AG06213 chromosome 19, NHGRI_mPonAbe1-v2.0_pri, whole genome shotgun sequence genomic window:
- the PROCA1 gene encoding protein PROCA1 isoform X17, translated as MCGRLKDCSEDSSSSRGAGPTCSHVIESPCFELTPEEEHVERFWYGWCKSYRPVSVAVIHHPLYHEYGADDLNEEEEEEEEESKPPIPTQVGPATVSPDLATSMATGTPDSAAPITIWRSESPTGKGQGSKVIKKVKKKKEKEKDKEEEMDEKAKLKKKAKKGQLTKKKSPVKLEPSPPDASRSLSPRQLARMSESSPESREELDSEDSYNGRGQGELSSEDIVESSSPRKREKNIVQAKKTGAKPSQARKVNKRKSPPGSNPNLS; from the exons ATGTGTGGCAGGCTGAAGGACTGTTCAGAGGATAGCAGCAGCTCGCGGGGCGCGGGCCCAACCTGCTCCCATGTCATCGAGTCCCCTTGCTTTGAGCTCACACCGGAGGAGGAGCATGTGGAGCGATTCTGGTATGGCTG GTGCAAAAGCTACAGACCTGTCTCTGTGGCAGTGATCCACCATCCCCTCTACCATGAGTATGGGGCAGATGATCTaaatgaagaagaggaagaggaggaggaggaaagcaaGCCCCCCATCCCAACGCAGGTGGGGCCCGCCACCGTCTCCCCTGACCTAGCCACCAGCATGGCCACTGGTACCCCTGACTCTGCAGCGCCCATCACCATCTGGCGCTCTGAGAGCCCCACCGGGAAGGGTCAGGGCAGCAAAGTGATCAAGaaggtaaagaagaaaaaggaaaaagagaaagacaaggaggaggagatggatgaGAAGGCAAAGCTGAAGAAAAAAGCCAAGAAAGGCCAGTTGACTAAGAAGAAAAGCCCGGTTAAATTGGAGCCTTCCCCGCCAGACGCGAGCCGATCATTAAGCCCAAGACAGCTGGCCAGGATGTCCGAGTCCAGCCCAGAAAGCCGGGAAGAGCTGGACAGCGAGGACAGTTACAATGGCCGGGGGCAGGGAGAACTGTCCAGCGAGGATATTGTGGAATCATCATCAcccaggaagagagagaagaacatAGTCCAGGCCAAAAAGACAGGGGCAAAGCCCTCACAAGCCAGGAAGGTAAACAAGAGAAAATCTCCCCCAGGATCAAACCCCAACCTCAGTTGA
- the PROCA1 gene encoding protein PROCA1 isoform X13, protein MSITCDCKEPEKCCWKHKQCTGHIIYPFASDCVRHSLHLHSVNHCNCNSRFLALGPWGSDGSQAESPMCGRLKDCSEDSSSSRGAGPTCSHVIESPCFELTPEEEHVERFWYGWCKSYRPVSVAVIHHPLYHEYGADDLNEEEEEEEEESKPPIPTQVGPATVSPDLATSMATGTPDSAAPITIWRSESPTGKGQGSKVIKKVKKKKEKEKDKEEEMDEKAKLKKKAKKGQLTKKKSPVKLEPSPPDASRSLSPRQLARMSESSPESREELDSEDSYNGRGQGELSSEDIVESSSPRKREKNIVQAKKTGAKPSQARKVNKRKSPPGSNPNLS, encoded by the exons GTGACTGCAAGGAGCCTGAGAAGTGCTGCTGGAAACACAAGCAGTGCACTGGGCACATCATCTACCCTTTCGCCTCTGACTGTGTCCGCCACAGCCTGCACCTACACTCTGTCAACCACTGCAACTGTAATTCTAG GTTTCTGGCTCTGGGTCCCTGGGGGAGTGATGGGAGCCAGGCTGAGAGTCCCATGTGTGGCAGGCTGAAGGACTGTTCAGAGGATAGCAGCAGCTCGCGGGGCGCGGGCCCAACCTGCTCCCATGTCATCGAGTCCCCTTGCTTTGAGCTCACACCGGAGGAGGAGCATGTGGAGCGATTCTGGTATGGCTG GTGCAAAAGCTACAGACCTGTCTCTGTGGCAGTGATCCACCATCCCCTCTACCATGAGTATGGGGCAGATGATCTaaatgaagaagaggaagaggaggaggaggaaagcaaGCCCCCCATCCCAACGCAGGTGGGGCCCGCCACCGTCTCCCCTGACCTAGCCACCAGCATGGCCACTGGTACCCCTGACTCTGCAGCGCCCATCACCATCTGGCGCTCTGAGAGCCCCACCGGGAAGGGTCAGGGCAGCAAAGTGATCAAGaaggtaaagaagaaaaaggaaaaagagaaagacaaggaggaggagatggatgaGAAGGCAAAGCTGAAGAAAAAAGCCAAGAAAGGCCAGTTGACTAAGAAGAAAAGCCCGGTTAAATTGGAGCCTTCCCCGCCAGACGCGAGCCGATCATTAAGCCCAAGACAGCTGGCCAGGATGTCCGAGTCCAGCCCAGAAAGCCGGGAAGAGCTGGACAGCGAGGACAGTTACAATGGCCGGGGGCAGGGAGAACTGTCCAGCGAGGATATTGTGGAATCATCATCAcccaggaagagagagaagaacatAGTCCAGGCCAAAAAGACAGGGGCAAAGCCCTCACAAGCCAGGAAGGTAAACAAGAGAAAATCTCCCCCAGGATCAAACCCCAACCTCAGTTGA